A single region of the Streptomyces sp. NBC_01803 genome encodes:
- a CDS encoding terpene synthase family protein has translation MAGSSSVGTVPQSEALTAWARGAGLVTDAREARRLAAMRLEVLASGAVPQGRAADVALTAQWAAFICWVDDHIDRSGLGSASGELERFTAPLRQVLAPGGRDRMATAPHAVVLAGLWERTAAGMSAEWGERFAADYTDFLDASEEEVALRRAGARLALTEYIHLRRRTITLLPMLDVLEHTGHAPWVAAPQVHAQVRDLRWAVADIAGWVNDVASQADDAAVGQDNLVAVVAREHACSTAQARERVAAMIRERRSGVATTAEALRAGFGLPREREEEVRRYVDLVETFMAATLRWLASTGRFAPDTPAHTSD, from the coding sequence ATGGCTGGCTCTTCATCAGTGGGTACGGTCCCGCAATCCGAGGCGCTGACGGCGTGGGCGCGGGGGGCGGGCTTGGTGACGGATGCCCGTGAGGCGCGGCGTCTGGCGGCGATGCGGCTGGAGGTGCTGGCCAGTGGCGCTGTGCCGCAGGGCCGCGCGGCGGACGTTGCGCTGACGGCTCAGTGGGCAGCGTTCATCTGCTGGGTGGACGATCACATCGACCGGAGTGGGCTGGGGTCTGCCTCGGGTGAGCTGGAACGGTTCACCGCGCCGTTACGCCAGGTGCTCGCCCCCGGCGGCCGGGACCGCATGGCGACGGCTCCGCATGCGGTGGTGCTGGCAGGGCTCTGGGAACGTACAGCCGCGGGCATGTCTGCCGAGTGGGGAGAGCGTTTCGCCGCGGATTACACCGACTTCCTGGACGCGTCCGAGGAGGAGGTGGCCCTGCGCCGTGCCGGGGCCCGGTTGGCATTGACGGAGTACATTCACTTGCGGCGTCGCACGATCACCCTGCTGCCCATGCTGGATGTGCTGGAACACACCGGTCACGCTCCTTGGGTGGCGGCGCCGCAAGTGCACGCGCAGGTACGGGACCTGCGGTGGGCGGTGGCCGACATCGCCGGCTGGGTGAACGACGTGGCCTCGCAGGCGGACGACGCGGCGGTGGGCCAGGACAACCTGGTGGCGGTCGTGGCCCGGGAGCACGCCTGCTCCACGGCACAGGCCCGCGAGCGCGTGGCCGCCATGATCAGGGAACGCCGCTCCGGTGTCGCCACCACCGCGGAGGCTTTGCGGGCGGGTTTTGGCCTGCCGCGGGAGCGGGAAGAAGAGGTGCGCCGCTACGTGGATCTGGTGGAGACGTTCATGGCCG
- a CDS encoding radical SAM protein encodes MHFMPSALYSRAAALESLAAHDSRFPRSAAAEILRDPANEKLLGYVFSEAFTHVFPGDRAGHPPRDFFAELDEELASTPSYHLWTLVPLCRYRCHFCQFPIMVLSADEERSAEAGRRWVDANIAEARLWLEAVPSLASAPVGEFCLFGGTPTAIAASQIERLMDFYTTNFNFTPQTSLRAEGSPDTLTPDMVARLRGMGFANLTYGIQSFDDRLLELANRRHTGTEAEKALRHAREHGFARVDGDLVYGLPGQDVPSFLSDIHRMIDLGFDTIVAIKLHLRSFGEVTSAIGHVAPTPWESAQVRRRIAESGHRWPSLGEQYQMREAAVSRLHQAGYSEHPTTYFPHDDAGPQHWRSLNLDQERQYPQVGIGLGGYTWSSLSEANVVSDPRRYQEAIAAGRIPLETVTSISPNEREVRAVRMALSTCQPLRDDIHQARFPGSSLFGARWSPALRALADRGLVTVDTAARTVALTPVGMTLVEAIMNAEIR; translated from the coding sequence ATGCATTTCATGCCCAGCGCGTTATATTCCCGCGCCGCCGCTCTGGAAAGCCTGGCGGCACACGACTCACGATTCCCCCGCAGCGCCGCGGCGGAGATCCTGCGCGATCCGGCCAATGAGAAACTGCTGGGTTACGTCTTCTCAGAGGCTTTCACCCATGTTTTTCCGGGAGACCGGGCCGGCCACCCTCCGCGGGATTTCTTCGCCGAGCTGGACGAGGAACTGGCGTCGACGCCGAGCTACCATCTGTGGACCCTGGTGCCCTTGTGCCGCTACCGGTGCCACTTCTGCCAATTCCCCATTATGGTGCTCAGCGCCGATGAGGAACGATCCGCCGAGGCGGGCAGGCGCTGGGTCGACGCGAATATCGCCGAAGCGCGTCTGTGGCTGGAGGCGGTACCGTCACTGGCATCCGCTCCGGTCGGGGAATTCTGCCTTTTCGGGGGCACACCCACGGCGATCGCCGCTTCGCAGATCGAGCGGCTCATGGACTTCTACACCACGAACTTCAACTTCACGCCACAGACGTCGCTGCGAGCCGAGGGAAGTCCCGACACGCTGACACCGGACATGGTGGCCCGACTACGCGGTATGGGTTTCGCCAACCTCACCTACGGCATCCAGTCCTTCGACGACCGGCTGCTCGAACTCGCGAACCGCCGCCACACGGGAACGGAGGCGGAAAAAGCTCTCCGCCACGCCCGGGAACACGGATTCGCCCGCGTCGACGGCGATCTGGTGTACGGCCTGCCCGGCCAGGACGTCCCCTCCTTCCTGTCGGACATCCACCGGATGATCGACCTCGGGTTCGACACGATCGTGGCCATCAAGCTGCATCTGCGGTCTTTCGGCGAGGTCACCTCGGCCATCGGGCACGTCGCGCCCACGCCCTGGGAGAGTGCCCAGGTGCGCCGGCGCATCGCCGAATCCGGGCATCGCTGGCCCTCGCTGGGCGAGCAGTACCAGATGCGCGAGGCAGCGGTCAGCCGGCTCCACCAGGCGGGGTACTCCGAACATCCCACCACCTACTTCCCCCACGACGACGCGGGCCCGCAGCACTGGCGCTCGCTGAACCTGGACCAGGAACGGCAGTACCCGCAGGTCGGGATCGGACTGGGCGGCTACACCTGGAGCAGCCTGTCGGAGGCGAACGTGGTCAGCGACCCGCGCCGGTACCAGGAGGCCATCGCCGCGGGCCGCATCCCCCTGGAGACCGTCACCTCCATCAGCCCCAACGAGCGCGAGGTGCGCGCGGTCCGCATGGCGCTGTCCACCTGCCAGCCGCTGCGCGACGACATTCACCAGGCGCGTTTTCCCGGCAGTTCCCTGTTCGGGGCACGGTGGAGCCCGGCCCTCCGGGCACTCGCGGACCGGGGTCTGGTCACCGTGGACACCGCCGCGCGGACCGTCGCGCTCACGCCCGTGGGAATGACCCTCGTGGAAGCGATCATGAACGCCGAGATCCGGTGA